From one Sphaeramia orbicularis chromosome 9, fSphaOr1.1, whole genome shotgun sequence genomic stretch:
- the coq5 gene encoding 2-methoxy-6-polyprenyl-1,4-benzoquinol methylase, mitochondrial, with the protein MAASVRLLTRRVVRLCQRRFNVTCVSGPGQQSCRGFSDAAGDRSTHFGFETVPEEEKAKRVYKVFENVAQKYDIMNDAMSFGIHRLWKDALLHIMHPQPGARLLDVAGGTGDIAFRFMDYIHSQQEKQERLRVQSMQTPSWQDISDKYSTEDEGGPQESTAVICDINKEMLKVGKQKAESMGVSAGLSWVVGDAEELPFDDDQFDIYTIAFGIRNVTHIDQALQEALRVLKPGGRFMCLEFSKVTNPVLARLYDAYSFQIIPALGEVIAGDWKSYQYLVESIRKFPDQEEFKGMIEDAGFYRVQYYNLTGGVVALHSGFKL; encoded by the exons ATGGCTGCCTCCGTCAGGCTGCTCACCCGCAGAGTGGTCCGTCTCTGTCAAAGGCGTTTTAACGTAACCTGTGTCAGCGGTCCAGGACAACAGTCCTGTCGTGGTTTTAGTGATGCAGCCGGAGACAGGAGCACGCATTTCGGCTTTGAGACGGTGCCAGAGGAGGAAAAAGCCAAAAGAG TGTACAAAGTGTTTGAGAACGTGGCTCAGAAGTACGACATTATGAATGATGCCATGAGTTTTGGGATTCACAGACTGTGGAAGGACGCACTGCTGCACATCATGCATCCACAGCCTGGTGCACGACTGCTGGATGTCGCAGGAGGAACAG GTGACATTGCGTTCCGTTTCATGGACTACATTCATTCTCAGCAGGAGAAGCAGGAGCGTCTGCGAGTGCAGTCCATGCAGACACCGTCATGGCAGGACATTTCTGACAAATACTCCACAGAGGATGAAGGTGGTCCTCAAGAATCCACAGCTGTGATCTGCGATATCAACAAGGAGATGCTCAAAGTGGGCAAGCAGAAAGCTGAAAGCATGGGTGTCAGTGCAG GTTTGTCCTGGGTGGTTGGAGATGCAGAGGAGCTGCCCTTTGACGACGACCAGTTTGATATTTACACCATTGCTTTTGGAATTCGTAACGTCACCCACATAGATCAG GCACTACAAGAGGCTCTGCGAGTCCTGAAACCTGGGGGCAGATTCATGTGCTTAGAGTTCAGCAAAGTGACAAATCCTGTACTGGCAAG GCTTTATGATGCATACAGCTTTCAGATCATCCCTGCTTTGGGAGAGGTGATCGCTGGAGACTGGAAATCCTACCAGTATTTGGTTGAGAGTATCCGCAAGTTCCCTGACCAG GAAGAGTTTAAGGGGATGATTGAGGATGCAGGTTTCTACCGTGTGCAGTATTACAACCTGACCGGTGGAGTGGTGGCTCTTCACTCTGGATTCAAGCTGTGA